The following proteins are co-located in the Triticum aestivum cultivar Chinese Spring chromosome 1A, IWGSC CS RefSeq v2.1, whole genome shotgun sequence genome:
- the LOC123182213 gene encoding oleosin G has protein sequence MADRHGEGGVASARRPGRTDLDDLSTTLLQRVQAHLPNATQVVGLLTLLLAGAALLVLAGLTFTGAVVALVFLGPLALLTSPIWVPFSFALLVVVVAALSFVGFAVAALAAATWAYRYFTGRHPVGADRVDRARSRLADTASHVKDYARREYDGYLGNRTKDAAPGA, from the coding sequence ATGGCGGATCGGCACGGCGAGGGCGGCGTGGCCTCGGCGCGGCGGCCGGGGCGCACGGACCTGGACGACCTGTCGACGACGCTGCTGCAGCGCGTGCAGGCGCACCTCCCGAACGCGACGCAGGTGGTGGGCCTGCTGACCCTGCTGCTCGCCGGCGCGGCGCTGCTGGTGCTGGCGGGGCTGACGTTCACGGGCGCCGTGGTGGCGCTCGTCTTCCTCGGCCCGCTGGCGCTGCTGACCAGCCCCATCTGGGTGCCGTTCTCCTTCGCGCTCCTCGTGGTCGTCGTGGCGGCGCTCTCCTTCGTCGGGTTCGCCGTGGCCGCGCTCGCCGCGGCCACCTGGGCGTACCGGTACTTCACGGGGCGGCACCCCGTGGGCGCCGACCGCGTGGACCGCGCCCGCAGCCGCCTCGCCGACACCGCCAGCCACGTCAAGGACTACGCCCGCCGCGAGTACGACGGCTACCTCGGCAACCGGACCAAGGACGCCGCCCCCGGCGCCTAG
- the LOC123069348 gene encoding protein CHUP1, chloroplastic: protein MLVRLGFVVLATFAAFTLKRGKGPKKDNGQAGKRKEKARHTGHGEKEDEEEEVKTISGLINSAPSVDDDDEDDMFSEIESLLGGEIDIPIPGDRYDVKERSRYNAHMANNAAEMERLRGLVRELEEREVKLEGELLEYYGLKEQETDVTELQKQLKIKTVEVDMLNLTISSLQAERKKLQEDVARGAAAKKELDASRSRIKELQRQIQMEANQTKGQLMLLKQQVMGLRAKEEEVAKKDAEIEQKLKKLKNLEVEVLELRRKNKELLYEKRDLMVKLDAAQGKITESDVVAHAREEINNLRHTNEDLTKQVEGLQMNRFSEVEELVYLRWVNACLRFELRNYQTPSGKISARDLSTKLSPRSQERAKQMMLEFGSERGQGDTDLDSVSSAPSSPRSEDFDTASIDSSSSKYSFLSKRPNLMQKLKKWGRSKDDGSYLSSPSSRSLTSSSPKRSQKPKGPLESLMIRNAGDGMSITTFGKRDQESGDADDANVASSFQLMSKNVEGFADEKYPAYKDRHKLATEREKAIKEKAEQARAQRFGGGYSSVLVPSPRAALPPKLAQIKEKNAPTVNSEPGEQSSDIPNNPLAVTQLKLAQIEKRAPRVPRPPPTASAAAASGATSTGSGGPPMPPRPPGAPPPPPPPGRPGGPPPPPPPPGSLSKSLAGGDKVHRAPEVVEFYQSLMKREAKKDTTSLGSKSSNVSDNRSNMIGEIENRSTFLLAVKADVETQGEFVESLAGEVRAARFANIDDVVAFVHWLDEELSFLVDERAVLKHFDWPESKTDALREAAFEYQDLVKLENKATSFVDDPKLPCEEALKRMYSLLEKVEQSVYALLRTRDMTTARYKEYGIPVDWLSDSGKVGKIKLASVQLAKKYMERVTSELDALQGTEKEPNREFLLLQGVRFAFRVHQFAGGFDADSMKVFEELRSKMSSTQAPAPPASDT, encoded by the exons ATGCTTGTGAGACTCGGATTCGTGGTATTAGCAACCTTCGCCGCGTTCACTCTTAAGCGAGGCAAGGGGCCTAAGAAAG ACAATGGCCAAGCGggcaagaggaaggagaaggctcGGCATACTGGACAT ggggagaaagaggacgaggaggaagaggttAAGACGATCAGCGGCTTAATCAACTCGGCCCCGTCGGTGGATGACGACGATGAGGACGACATGTTCTCGGAGATCGAGAGCCTCCTGGGCGGGGAGATCGACATCCCGATACCGGGCGACAGGTACGACGTCAAGGAGCGGTCCCGTTACAACGCGCACATGGCCAACAACGCCGCCGAGATGGAGCGGCTGCGCGGCCTGGTCAGGGAGCTGGAGGAGCGGGAGGTGAAGCTCGAGGGCGAGCTGCTCGAGTACTACGGCCTCAAGGAGCAGGAGACCGACGTCACCGAGCTGCAGAAGCAGCTCAAGATCAAGACGGTGGAGGTCGACATGCTCAACCTCACCATCAGCTCGCTGCAGGCCGAGAGGAAGAAGCTGCAGGAGGACGTGGCCCGCGGCGCGGCGGCCAAGAAGGAGCTCGACGCGTCCAGGAGCAGGATCAAGGAGCTGCAGCGGCAGATACAGATGGAGGCCAACCAGACCAAAGGCCAGCTGATGCTGCTGAAGCAACAGGTGATGGGGCTCagggccaaggaggaggaggtggccaagaaggacgccgagaTCGAGCAGAAGCTCAAGAAGCTCAAGAACCTGGAGGTGGAGGTGCTTGAGCTGAGGAGGAAGAACAAGGAGCTGCTGTATGAGAAGAGGGACCTCATGGTGAAGCTGGATGCAGCACAAGGAAAAATAACCGAG AGTGATGTAGTTGCCCATGCAAGAGAGGAGATCAACAACCTCAGACACACAAACGAGGACCTGACAAAGCAAGTGGAAGGCCTACAAATGAACAGATTCAGTGAAGTAGAAGAGCTGGTGTACCTGCGCTGGGTCAACGCCTGTCTGCGATTCGAGCTCCGCAACTACCAGACACCATCTGGGAAGATCTCTGCCCGCGACCTCAGCACGAAGCTCAGCCCAAGGTCGCAGGAGAGGGCCAAACAGATGATGCTCGAATTCGGGTCCGAACGAGGCCAGGGCGACACTGACCTTGACAGTGTTTCCTCCGCGCCTTCTTCCCCCAGAAGCGAAGACTTCGACACCGCCTCGATCGACAGCTCTTCCAGCAAATACAGCTTCCTAAGCAAGAGGCCGAACCTGATGCAGAAACTCAAGAAGTGGGGAAGGAGCAAGGATGACGGCAGCTATCTGTCATCCCCGTCGTCGCGGTCCCTGACCAGCAGCTCTCCGAAGAGGAGCCAGAAACCAAAGGGGCCCCTGGAGTCTCTCATGATCAGAAATGCAGGAGATGGTATGTCCATTACAACATTCGGAAAAAGGGACCAAGAATCCGGTGACGCAGATGATGCAAATGTTGCGTCTTCGTTCCAGCTGATGTCGAAGAATGTCGAAGGCTTCGCTGATGAGAAGTACCCCGCTTACAAAGACCGGCATAAGCTTGCGACGGAACGGGAGAAGGCGATCAAAGAGAAGGCCGAGCAAGCCAGAGCGCAAAGGTTTGGTGGTGGCTATAGTTCAGTTCTGGTTCCCTCCCCGAGAGCTGCACTCCCCCCAAAACTCGCTCAAATAAAGGAGAAGAATGCCCCCACAGTTAATTCTGAACCTGGTGAGCAATCTAGTGATATCCCGAACAACCCCCTGGCTGTCACCCAGTTGAAGCTTGCCCAAATTGAGAAGAGGGCTCCAAGAGTCCCCCGTCCACCACCCACAGCATCGGCCGCCGCTGCTTCAGGAGCTACCAGTACTGGGAGTGGTGGACCACCGATGCCGCCACGCCCACCAGGTgcacctcctccaccaccacctccagggAGACCCGGtggccctccgccgccaccgccgcctcccggttCTCTATCCAAGAGCCTTGCTGGTGGTGACAAGGTACACCGTGCTCCGGAGGTCGTGGAGTTCTATCAGAGTCTCATGAAACGTGAAGCTAAGAAGGACACCACCTCTTTGGGATCAAAATCATCGAATGTTTCTGATAACAGAAGCAACATGATTGGAGAGATTGAGAACAGATCAACATTCCTATTAGCT GTCAAAGCTGATGTGGAGACACAAGGAGAATTTGTTGAGTCCCTCGCGGGTGAGGTCCGAGCAGCAAGATTCGCGAATATCGACGATGTTGTTGCATTTGTACACTGGCTGGATGAGGAGTTGTCATTCTTG GTTGATGAGAGAGCAGTGCTAAAGCATTTCGATTGGCCAGAGAGCAAAACTGATGCATTAAGAGAGGCCGCCTTTGAGTATCAGGACCTGGTGAAACTAGAGAATAAGGCCACATCCTTCGTCGACGATCCAAAACTTCCATGTGAAGAAGCTCTCAAGAGGATGTATTCGTTGCTTGAGAA AGTGGAGCAGAGTGTTTATGCACTTCTTCGTACAAGAGACATGACCACCGCACGGTACAAGGAGTATGGAATACCAGTTGATTGGCTATCTGATTCTGGAAAAGTTGGCAAG ATCAAACTGGCATCCGTTCAGTTGGCGAAGAAGTACATGGAGAGGGTCACCTCGGAGCTCGACGCGTTGCAGGGCACCGAGAAAGAGCCCAACAGGGAGTTCCTGCTTCTCCAGGGCGTCAGATTCGCCTTCCGAGTTCATCAG TTTGCCGGAGGCTTCGACGCGGACAGCATGAAAGTCTTTGAGGAGCTGAGAAGCAAGATGAGCAGCACGCAGGCACCCGCTCCACCGGCATCTGACACATAG